The proteins below come from a single Tsuneonella deserti genomic window:
- a CDS encoding lysozyme: MQRKIIFDAVRRMLGRGFRRDEVAALDRAIERASAETGFPSQDSGPGGPSIQHGLREVSPQGLALIREFEGCAKRRADGLFEAYPDPGTGGAPWTVGWGATGPDIGPDTVWTREECDRRLLADVARHAAQVAAAIGQAPTSQNQFDALVSFHYNTGAISRATLTRLHRAGDFAGAEREFSRWNRGGSRVLPGLVRRRAAEARLYRT, translated from the coding sequence ATGCAGCGCAAGATCATTTTCGACGCAGTCCGGCGGATGCTCGGACGCGGGTTCAGGAGGGACGAAGTGGCCGCGCTGGACCGCGCGATCGAGCGCGCCTCTGCCGAGACTGGATTTCCTTCCCAGGACAGTGGTCCAGGCGGTCCATCGATCCAACACGGGCTACGCGAAGTGAGCCCGCAGGGGCTTGCGCTGATCCGCGAATTCGAAGGCTGCGCGAAGCGGCGCGCGGACGGGTTGTTCGAAGCCTATCCCGATCCCGGCACAGGCGGGGCGCCGTGGACGGTCGGGTGGGGCGCTACCGGGCCGGACATCGGGCCGGACACCGTCTGGACCCGCGAAGAGTGCGACCGTCGCCTTCTCGCCGACGTGGCCCGCCATGCCGCTCAGGTCGCGGCCGCCATCGGCCAGGCCCCCACCAGCCAGAACCAGTTCGATGCCCTCGTCAGCTTCCACTACAACACGGGGGCGATCTCACGCGCTACGCTCACCAGGCTCCATCGGGCGGGCGACTTTGCCGGCGCGGAGCGCGAGTTCAGCCGCTGGAACCGCGGCGGTAGCAGGGTCCTGCCGGGGCTTGTCCGGCGCAGGGCAGCCGAGGCCAGGCTGTACCGCACGTGA
- the argC gene encoding N-acetyl-gamma-glutamyl-phosphate reductase: MTRSVFIDGAVGTTGLEIAERLAGRNEFSLVRLDDSRRKDREARRDALNAADFAILCLPDDAARGAVDLIDPASDVRVIDASSAHRVAQGWTYGFPEVVGSDAVARAARVSNPGCYATGFVALLAPLVGRGLLPADWAYTCNAVSGYSGGGKSLIERFESDTGIAWRGYALALGHKHVPEMQAHAGLVLPPLFSPAVIPAYRGMAVEIPLPLMAMPGASAPAALRECLADFYAGSRVVQVSGEMPDELLLRRGQAPSDALDLHVFGSADGSQARLVAMLDNLGKGASGAAVQSLNLMAGLDPASGLHLPKD, translated from the coding sequence GTGACACGCTCCGTCTTCATAGACGGGGCAGTCGGCACCACAGGGCTCGAGATTGCCGAGCGGCTCGCCGGCAGGAACGAGTTTTCCCTGGTCCGGCTCGACGACAGCCGACGCAAGGATCGCGAAGCGCGGCGTGACGCGCTGAACGCGGCCGATTTCGCGATCCTGTGCCTGCCCGACGATGCCGCGCGCGGAGCGGTCGACCTGATCGATCCGGCTTCCGATGTGCGGGTCATCGATGCTTCGAGCGCGCACCGCGTCGCGCAGGGCTGGACTTACGGCTTTCCCGAAGTTGTCGGCAGCGATGCGGTCGCGCGCGCGGCGCGGGTTTCCAACCCCGGCTGCTACGCGACGGGCTTCGTCGCCCTCCTCGCCCCGCTGGTCGGGCGCGGACTTCTGCCGGCGGACTGGGCCTACACCTGCAACGCGGTGTCCGGCTATTCGGGCGGCGGCAAGAGCCTGATCGAGCGGTTCGAGTCCGACACCGGCATTGCCTGGCGCGGCTATGCGCTGGCGCTCGGCCACAAGCATGTGCCCGAAATGCAGGCGCACGCCGGCCTCGTCCTCCCGCCGCTGTTCTCGCCCGCGGTGATCCCCGCCTACCGCGGAATGGCGGTGGAGATTCCTCTCCCGCTGATGGCGATGCCCGGCGCGTCCGCTCCGGCGGCACTGCGCGAATGCCTGGCCGACTTCTACGCCGGCAGCCGCGTGGTTCAGGTGAGCGGAGAGATGCCGGACGAACTGCTGCTGCGCCGCGGCCAGGCGCCTTCGGACGCACTCGATCTCCACGTCTTCGGCTCGGCGGACGGCAGCCAGGCGCGGCTCGTCGCGATGCTCGACAACCTCGGCAAGGGGGCCAGCGGCGCGGCGGTGCAATCGCTCAACCTGATGGCCGGCCTCGATCCTGCCAGCGGGCTGCATCTGCCCAAGGATTAG
- the glnA gene encoding type I glutamate--ammonia ligase, translated as MPTAKEVLDQIAEQEIEWVDLRFTDPKGKWQHLTMVSKVLGEDELEDGLMFDGSSIAGWKAINESDMILKPDLERVYVDPFSATPMMIVFCDIVEPSTGEWYARDPRSTAKRAENYLKSTGIGDTIYVGPEAEFFMFDDVRFEDGYAASGYRLDDIELPTNTGREYEAGNLAHRPRAKGGYFPVAPVDSAVDIRGEMVTTMLEMGLPCDKHHHEVAAAQHELGLTFGTLVETADRMQIYKYVVHQVAHAYGKTATFMPKPIKDDNGSGMHTHMSIWNEGKPLFAGNGYAGLSDMCLYFIGGVIKHAKALNAFTNPTTNSYKRLVPGFEAPVLLAYSARNRSASCRIPYGTGEKAKRVEFRFPDAMANPYLCYAAMLMAGLDGIQNRIHPGEAMDKNLYDLPPAELAEVPTVCGSLREALESLEADHQFLLKGDVFTKDQVDAYVELLWDDVTRWETTPSPVEYDMYFSS; from the coding sequence ATGCCTACAGCCAAGGAAGTGCTCGACCAGATCGCCGAACAGGAGATCGAATGGGTGGATCTCCGCTTCACCGATCCCAAGGGCAAGTGGCAGCACCTGACCATGGTCTCGAAGGTCCTCGGCGAGGACGAGCTCGAGGACGGACTGATGTTCGATGGTTCCTCGATCGCCGGGTGGAAGGCGATCAACGAGAGCGACATGATCCTGAAGCCCGACCTGGAACGGGTTTACGTCGATCCGTTCAGCGCGACGCCGATGATGATCGTCTTCTGCGACATCGTCGAACCCTCGACGGGAGAATGGTACGCGCGCGATCCGCGCTCGACCGCCAAGCGCGCGGAAAACTACCTCAAGTCGACCGGTATCGGCGACACTATCTACGTCGGCCCGGAAGCCGAGTTCTTCATGTTCGACGACGTGCGGTTCGAGGACGGCTATGCCGCTTCGGGCTACCGCCTCGACGACATCGAGCTGCCCACCAACACGGGCCGCGAGTACGAAGCGGGCAACCTCGCCCACCGCCCGCGCGCCAAGGGCGGCTACTTCCCCGTCGCCCCGGTCGACAGCGCAGTCGATATCCGCGGCGAGATGGTCACCACCATGCTCGAGATGGGCCTGCCGTGCGACAAGCACCACCACGAGGTGGCCGCCGCGCAGCACGAACTGGGGCTCACCTTCGGCACGCTGGTCGAGACCGCCGACCGGATGCAGATCTACAAGTACGTCGTGCACCAGGTCGCTCACGCCTATGGCAAGACGGCCACTTTCATGCCCAAGCCGATCAAGGACGATAACGGCAGCGGCATGCATACCCACATGTCGATCTGGAACGAAGGCAAGCCGCTGTTTGCCGGCAACGGCTATGCCGGCCTGTCGGACATGTGCCTCTACTTCATCGGCGGCGTCATCAAGCATGCCAAGGCGCTGAACGCGTTCACCAACCCCACCACCAACAGCTACAAGCGGCTGGTGCCGGGGTTCGAGGCGCCGGTGTTGCTGGCTTATTCGGCGCGCAACCGTTCGGCTTCCTGCCGCATTCCCTACGGCACCGGCGAAAAGGCGAAGCGGGTGGAGTTCCGCTTCCCCGACGCGATGGCCAATCCCTACCTGTGCTACGCGGCGATGCTCATGGCCGGTCTCGACGGTATCCAGAACCGCATCCATCCGGGCGAGGCGATGGACAAGAACCTCTACGACCTGCCGCCCGCCGAACTGGCCGAAGTGCCGACCGTCTGCGGCTCTCTGCGCGAAGCGCTCGAAAGCCTTGAGGCCGATCACCAGTTCCTGCTCAAGGGCGACGTCTTCACCAAGGACCAGGTCGATGCCTACGTGGAGCTGCTGTGGGACGACGTGACCCGCTGGGAAACCACCCCCAGCCCGGTCGAATACGACATGTACTTCAGCTCCTGA
- a CDS encoding P-II family nitrogen regulator, producing the protein MKKIEAIIKPFKLDEVKEALHEVGVSGITVLEAKGFGRQKGHTELYRGAEYVVDFLPKVKLEVVVPDDQADRVVEAIAAAAQTGRIGDGKIFVSAIESALRIRTGEKDDAAI; encoded by the coding sequence GTGAAGAAGATCGAAGCCATCATCAAGCCGTTCAAGCTGGACGAGGTGAAGGAGGCGCTCCACGAAGTGGGCGTGTCCGGCATCACCGTTCTCGAGGCGAAGGGCTTCGGCCGCCAGAAGGGCCACACCGAGCTTTACCGCGGCGCGGAATATGTCGTCGATTTCCTGCCCAAGGTGAAGCTCGAGGTCGTCGTGCCCGACGACCAGGCCGACCGCGTGGTCGAGGCGATTGCCGCCGCCGCGCAGACGGGGCGGATCGGCGACGGCAAGATCTTCGTCTCCGCCATCGAGAGCGCGCTGCGCATTCGCACCGGCGAAAAGGACGACGCCGCGATTTGA
- a CDS encoding fasciclin domain-containing protein: MNNHRLIGALAAVALLAPLGACSKADEKSAPTAQASNGTLAAELGGAPGLTTFSTALADAGLGDVFDGPGSYTVLAPDDDAFAKLDQGGKTLTDPAHRAELVAVMRGHILPGHLTPEAIRKAVADKKGPVSMRSLDESMVTFTTDGDTIVVTGADGGKARVDGAALVASNGVVLPLDGLVKSPPPVSAEPS, translated from the coding sequence ATGAACAACCACCGTTTGATCGGAGCCCTTGCGGCTGTCGCCCTGCTTGCACCGCTCGGTGCCTGCTCCAAGGCGGACGAGAAGAGCGCGCCGACCGCGCAGGCGAGCAACGGCACGCTGGCCGCCGAACTGGGCGGCGCGCCGGGCCTGACGACATTCTCGACCGCGCTTGCCGATGCCGGGCTTGGCGACGTGTTCGACGGGCCGGGCAGCTATACCGTGCTCGCCCCGGACGACGACGCCTTTGCCAAGCTGGACCAGGGCGGCAAGACGCTGACAGATCCGGCTCACCGGGCCGAGCTGGTGGCGGTCATGCGGGGGCATATCCTGCCGGGGCACCTGACCCCGGAGGCGATCCGCAAGGCCGTGGCCGACAAGAAGGGCCCCGTCTCGATGCGATCGCTGGACGAAAGCATGGTGACCTTCACCACCGATGGCGACACGATTGTCGTCACCGGGGCGGACGGCGGCAAGGCCAGGGTGGACGGCGCCGCGCTTGTCGCCAGCAACGGCGTGGTCCTCCCGCTCGACGGACTGGTCAAATCGCCTCCGCCAGTGAGCGCCGAACCAAGCTGA